The following nucleotide sequence is from Nothobranchius furzeri strain GRZ-AD chromosome 11, NfurGRZ-RIMD1, whole genome shotgun sequence.
aatgggatGGATTTGTTCAGTGccctcttagggttctacaaccccccaaagcaccTTACAAAGCCATGCGTCTTTCAACCATTTGCTGCTGAGGATGAGCTACaatctagccacagctgccctgtagCTCACCGACAGAGGCTCCACCTCCGACCAccaagtcttgcccaaggacacaacagattaATAAGGAAAATTTTTTCATTCGAATGAATACTTAGTGAGAATATGAGTTATTTAAATGTGATTGAATGTGTTTCTTACAAGAAAAACACATGATCTCATGTACTCATGTAGCCGTGCTTTAGTAGAATTtctttatttaaatatattttattcgTCTTGTCATCTGTGCAGAGCTGCCCTTCAGCATCCTGCTTAAATCTGTTTAAAGTGTTTTTAGTTTTGTGGAGGATTTCATACAAATACAATGATCCTGCTAATCCAGGTgcattttaaagagacaatgtgaagtttttaccattgatttctggaaatatccatcaagatgttgttgaaaatgaattaaacgaCGCCCAGTTGGTGAAAAAAAAAATGATGGTTTcgaaacatataaccataaaaatcgggttaaAAAATAAATGGGAGCGCGtctaaggcccaatctcaatactcacacttccacactTGTGCCCTTCAATTGCATAGTCCCGATCAGGAGTGTGAGTCGTAGGATGTCCCGATTTTCAAGTGCGGAAGTttatcacgccccttttgcacccttgatctgcaaaattacccacaatccattgctgcgggagaaatggctcaagttccttttctgacaatatgtattttctaatgaaattagttcattttaggaactctgaatgttttagacaaaacaGCAATAAATTTAAATTGATTTTAAATaactgtttgtttgaaagttgttaataaaggtttttgaaaaagttTCACAGagaccagcatcccagcatgcgtTGCAGTCGATgaagcaatgctccctgtcttagGCAAGTATTTGCGCACTTATGTACTACGTACTTGAAGCCTTACagtgcacttcctccaagtgcactttgctgaagaccacagGGTGCAGTGCGAGTACTGAGACTGGTCCTAAATCTCTGGGCGATGCCGTATTTGACGCCATGCTTTCTTCTACGGgaacccgtgaggacaaaatgcatttactgctgTGAAGCAAACTgtcacaaaactttcaccattcataaacattgttgttttacacatttacctcttcacttgttgccagtgatgaaagggagtctgatgtgattgttattttgctggaggttgcactcctagggatttttgaccctaatggccatctgttggtaatgtCTTACTTGAACataaaaatactgcttgtttgcaatgatttaggcatgcactcccccctattgccaggaaaaatcactTGAAGGTTCAGATTATCAACCTAATAATTAGAGTaggaaaaagacaaaaaacaggTATGTTTCAGGTACTTAAAATTGCTCTTTAATCTAAATCAGGAATCAAGGATGGAACAGCAACATTTTGGAAATCATCTGGTCTGTGGTGTTCTTGTTTTTACAGAAGAGAGGAGAAAGGAGGATCGAGGAGTGGAAGCAGAACAAGAGGCGAAAGGGACGTGGTTCAGCTGTAGATTGAAAGTGGATGAAGATGATAATTCCTCACCCTCactgcaggctgtgtgtgtgtgtgtgtgtgtgtgtgtgtgtgtgtgtgtgtgtgtgtgtgtgtgtgtgtgtgtgtgtgtgtgtgtgtgtgtgtgagtgaatttgGAAGCTTATCTGACCATACCTGCTGTCACAACAGAAAGAAGCTTGAACTTCAGACAttttggaacacacacacacacacacacacacacacacacacacacacacacacacacacacacacacacacacactttactgaGGTCATTCCTCTGACGCTCCATGCCTCAGATGGACCTTCTTTAGCACAAACTTGAgtttaatttgtttgttttactgtagtTGAAGGCTGAAAGTAAAATCTGCAAACATCCATCCTATCTTAATAGTCAGACATGGGTCATCAAAGGTTAATTTTCTGTGAGAAAGCATTCATATTTCATACAAAATAGTGCTTTTTAGTTTTTGTAAAGAACAAACTAGAGTCAAGAGTTTTCCAGTAAATCCGAGTTTTCCTTTAAAAGTCCAAGAAAAGGTTATTAGTAGTTAGAAAATAAACCAACACCATTAGTAGCTGTTTAATCTGTGTTTTAACCACAGTAACAACCTCTGTCTTATTCAACTGTGGACAGGTTTTCATTTCTTTGATTTGAAGAATGTCACTCATGAATGTGAGCAGCTTTAAACCTGAATTAAACACGATTCCCTAGACATTATTTATGTGGTTtaacttctgtgtgtgtgtgtgtgtgtgtgtgtagtcatgTAAATGCACTGTTTAAACTAATATAATAGGAGAGAACTGATGACTGTTACTGTGAAGCAACAATAAAACATAACAGTGACTCACTAGAATGGCTGCTGGAGTCTGTTGGAGAGTTGTCCAAATATTTGACAGAAACATCAGGTGGCTTTATTTATCAGGGTGTGGCTGTTTATGTAGGACTTTTACATTTGTTTAAACTCTTGGTGCAGATCGGATGAGTTTCACTGGTTAGACAAAGCTGGAAAACGGGATTCAGGAGGCAGACAGTTTATCAATCatcatatcataaaaatgtaaagACATCTTTTAAAAGCATCTCACTTGGCAGAATCGCCATTTATGTATTCTGAAAATATTTTGCATCAACACGAAATGTGTATTTCAAAATAAATCATGCAGCACAAAATCTGTTTTTTCTGActtttcagcgccttgggcttcctgacagtgttgcggaaggcgctttataaataaagctttgattgattgaaaaaaaaCAGGATTTTTTTCTCACATCCTGCATTTGGAGCAAgcccctagcctggcaagccagactaaataaatgtattatttagtctggccatgctccattgatggttctcggttgtggggcgggttctaccgttgtctttcaaatgatctccgcattccactggacaatgaatgtgacatactcttgtttcactctgttgcatcatcccacccaccaggcatatagagtgccctgattggcccacaaagcggataaagctctgtgatttgttcactaagcagatagagcactatgattgggccaccattatggaccaatcacagctcttcatgtgcttgaaacccctctagagagctgtgattggctagccagagtcctggtttggagctgcggaggttccaatggagcgtgcctagaccaaactttgcaaagcaagaatggtctagttcactaggctagatttGGAGCAACTTTATACCAAcgataaaaaataataaaggaaTCATTCATGTTGACCTTTTCCAGAGTCACCTAATTATATACTGTTAAAAGATTTtgttaaaattaaacattttttattttattcctcTCTAAAAATGTGAGGCTTAACCCACAATCCAACCTTAGGTGGATTTAAAAAATGTCACAAATGTATGAAATAAACTAAAATGTAATCTTAAAATTGATTAGGTGTGCTTTATTGTCATATAAGCTAACCTAATTAGAAATAAAATAAAGGAAATAATACAGTGACACTGCAGTATAAGGGTAAGTGTTGCAGTTGTAATAATTTTATGACAGATCTAAATGTGTTGCAATACTCCCACCTGCTGGTAAAAAGATGCATCACACGCACACCTGAAAACGTCCATTTAAAAAATAAGCAAAAGACTAGAAAAGTCCTTAAGTCTGGAAATCTACAACTTTTTTATTGTatcctaaaataataaaaataaaggcgTGTTAGAGCAAACTCAGTCAATGCTTTATTCAATATAAAATTGATCTGCTGCAttatctctaatttccctctgggattaataaagtatttttgaattgaattgaatcaaatgtcagaaatattttttaaaaatctcTAAAAACTAAGAAAACTTCTATTATATTTAACATACTACaagaataaaatatattttatttgtctACTGGCTCTTTTTAAGAGCAATTTATTTTGTTCCAAATCGTTCATTTTTAATATAAATAAAAGCATCATAAAAAAATCCAAGTATGGACCCAAATACAAAAACACAGAGGTTGAGTTTTAACTAATTTGAGCTCTTGGAGGCTGTTCATCATAAGTTAACAAAAGTCTCTTCAAGGACTGGTTTAGAAAAAGATGGGCGGACCGTTATTAGGATTAATTGTATCCGATGCAGAAAAACAAGGAGAAAATTATTCAAGCTTTAAAGGACTTTCTGCAGAGGTCAAAGTTCCCGAGCTAAAGGACAACACAGCCAACCTCTCAACAAACATCTGTCCCTGGGGATTTGCCTAAACTCTTACTTAGGTAATGTTCCACTAATAACAATTACAATAAACCATCATCCTAACATGTTTTCTCCCTGGCAACTGAAACAAAAACCACGTGTCAACTAGATCTCAGAGGTCATTATTTACAGGTTGTGTCTCCATTTCGTTATAAGAACACAAATCTGTATGATTATGAATGAAAGCAGATGAAAAAAGCAAAGAAAAGCTCTGAAAGCCTAAATCTACTCACCAGTAGCCTGCATTCACCGTGAACAGTGCCATCTTCCTGCTGCAGATGAGTGTTTCATATCAGGTGAAAGCCCCATTATGCTGCTGTTAGCTGGGTTTGTTTGCATCATAATTAAAACTTGaggaaattatttttatttaacacttttaataaaTTGATTGGAATGAAACCAGATAGTTAGTTGTATTTTTTATGATTTGTGTTGCTTTTATGTGTTGCTCTCTCTTTTGATCTCTTTTGATTCATCCGCACACGCTGCATCTTTGTTGGCATTTAAGTGCATTTGAATTGATTTGAGagcaaaagagaagaaaaaaatggagggagaggagaggagggaaaggGGGATGGGTGGATGTTGCCATGACGACTGCCATAATAATCATCCTAATGATTGATGTGCTGCACTGCATTTCTTTCAGTTTGGACCccccttttttcctgtttttcctccTGTTTTCTCTCTGTTTGTCTCagagtgtttgtgtttgtttttgcagtCAGAGTCGTTAGGTTCTGACAAAGTAATAAACAAATGGgtgaaaatgctcattaaaaaccTGTTGAGAAAACACAAGTGTGCAACAAAAcattttgtttctttatgaaaaCAATGTTGCTCCTGTGAATCGTACAGAAACAAAGAGAGATGTGAGGTTGAAATGTGATGTTGCCCGAATCCTTCGTTGTGTGTCATCACATTAAACTACTCaggcgttgtgtgtgtgtgtgtgtgtgtgtgtgtgtgtgtgtgtgtgtgtgtgtgtgtgtgtgtgtgtgtgtgtgtgtgtgtgtgatactagATGGCCCTCTAAACTGCTCTGTAAATGTTAAATGGATTACTTTAGTCTTTGTGGTTCAGTCGGTGTCACGGCATCACTTTTGTTAAAAATGAAACAAAGtataaaaataactaaaaaagaAAAGTCCTGACATTATTGTGTTTGGCTTGTATTTAAACATGTTAAAGGATCAACGTGGAAGAATTTCACATTAAATTCTTCCATGTTGATCAGGTCCAGGCTGGTTGGTTAAAGGCATGAAAACAGTCTAATTTCTCAATCATGTCAGAGGGAAGgttacattaaaacagatgtcttTCTCAGGCAGCTGGTTGGTTGTCAGTTACGATGTCACCGATtacaatcagtgagtttgtgaggttggTGAGTCTGTGCTCACCATGGCGGCcatggcatttgtaatttgacaccaccaggaaaaaaagctccagagttgtttaaagaactgaagccagtaaactgGAGCGACctggaagttatttcttgtacccctctttttgttttattctaatattgggtaaagaaggctTGAGGCTACTTCTGAgccaacaatgctaacggtgaattagaagcaaaaggTTGGCTCTATGATTATCTTATTGCTACATTTTCTATTACCAACAACTCGatgttacagtgaaatgtttgtgttgcaaACTGGTGAGTTGCTCAGAACTgtaacagcaagacagcaaacaCACTTCCTCCTATGCCTGAGAAATATTACTTTAatgagtgtagtaagtgctccctaaaacacccaagagtgctaacaccacatttgacaacgtatttatctgcttATAAACTTACTGTATGAGTCATCTTAGCTTGTCATCTAGAGTCTTCTGGCGCTAATTCGTAACTGGCTAAAGCCATGACACTTATGAGAAAGGGATTGCAgtgaccacatttgaccacaggatgtcattctttccTCATttatacataatgcacctttaatgtctAAAtacatttagatctgcagtaacaTACCATAAATGCATGTGTTCAGGATGTAAGTGTTTATGTCATTTCTTGACTCAACTGGTTTGTCTGAGCTGTCACAATGGACCCTTGCAGATCTTGATGCATCAATTTATTACGTATTTACATCCACAAAATCATAACCCAGTGTCTGTTAGATGAAAAGTCTGCAAAGGGGTAAATCTCGTCAGACATTGGCTCCATGAACACAAATATTCTAGAATCCAGAGATCTCTGCAGAGGACTGGAATTGTTTTTGTGCAAAAACAATGAGCTCATAACTGTATTGAAATGTTTGCAAATGtacagactctctctctctctgtgtgtgtgtgtgtgtgtgtgtgtgtgtgtgtgtgtgtgtgtgtgtgtgtgtgtgtgtgtgtgtgtgtgtgtatttgtagtaCACCCTGTCAAAATGGAGTAGACCTCATTGTCACATCGTGGTGGATGCAGTCTGACAGGCTGTCAGCAGCACTACCTCGTCTTCTTCTCCTCTCTCCTTTTAGACCCGGTAATGTTGTGATCGGATCAGATCTCCTCTCTTCTACAAACAAAACAATAATCAACATTCAGTCAGAAAAGTTCAGTTCAAAACTTTTTATATGACAGCATAATAACTGACAGCTGGCCTGGCTTTAGATGTCGGAGTAAAATATTTCATTCACACAGTAGTTAAAATGGGTCATGTGATGCATTCAGGAACAGTAAAAGAAGTTTGGAAATAACTGGATCATTCAAGAAAAGCACTCGTTTCTCCCGAAGAATCAAAATGAATGAAAACAAACTGTGAGCTGTTTCGTGTTTTCAGGGTAATTGGAGAAAATCCCTAATTAATTAAAATTTCCACACCCAAAAAGTTTGTATTAGCTAAATATaaacgtgttaaattagttttgaaGACAACGTGTTTATTCATGCCTGCAGGGTTTTGTACTGGATGACTCACATCCAGCAGGCTCAGCTCTGGGTGTAAAGTTCAAGCCTCACAGACATGACACCTGTGTTTCTCAGGTGACGGCTCTACTGAGCATGCTCAGGAAGCAGCCAGGTAACCTAAGCTTGACACACTGATACACAGTGGAGTGCTGTAGCAACCATGAAGCTCAGCTAACAGCGCTGACCATCCCAGACAGCATGAGAGGATCAACAGAGGAGAAACTTGGGGTTTTatttaaaaggtgagtttttttaatgtgttttaaATTGATTTGATGAAGATCAGAGCTCTTTAATTATTTATTAGATTTACTGTGGTGTGATCTGACGTTCTTTATTTGGCGTGACTAGAATAATCTGATTTTGGTTGATGCTCCTCTAAAGCCTCATAAATTATCTTACCAACTTTTTTATGTGTCTGATTCTGCAAATCTTAATTAAATTAGGAAAAACAAAAATGTCCCAAAATCTAATGCAGAATTTTACATAAAGTCTCTACAGCTTGTATTAAATATGAAAACAAACAGCTTTAGTAAAAGCAGTAGAATGACACTGGCTATTGTAAATTACTGACATAATTAATCTGGATTAATAATTCAGAAAATTACACAATATTCCTCAGTGGTTTTACTGTTGACATGTTTTTACTCAAGTTACTAAAGTATTTGATTTTATCTGctaataaataattataaaacaGTTTAAACACTTTGAACACATTTTTTATGTTATTGTGTAAAAACTTTGATGGATCAGAATCGTGAGCCATTTCTTCATCACTCCTCTGTTTTTGATTAAAACTTAAACAATAACTCAATTAATCAAACTTTGTGTCTCATCACAAGCTCCATCCTTCCTGATCAACCCACATGTCCAACCAGTAGCAGGAAGAAGAGCACACTCATGTAATCCCACCCTTAATCTCAAAAAATCAGAAATTATTCATCCAAACTTCACAAAATGTATTATATTGGCTCCAGCCGTTAACATTGTGATTGCTTtattaaataaatcattttaattTGTTGATGCATTTCTCTTCAGTTTATTTTATAGGATTTGCTTCACGGATTTGATTTGTAGAAAAACAATATTTAATCTCAAACTTTTTTTGGAAACGGTTAACCCAGTCAAAAATAAAGGCTTGATCAGTTTTTATGATTTAGCAAAAAATAAGAAGGCTAATAGGAACTAACGCTCATTTAAAATACCCTAAATAAATATaacaaataaacaataataataataaaaaagagataaaCATTGAAAATGCTGGGTTTTAAGTTCTATGTACCTCCAGCTGAGTGGAGCTTTGAGATAAAAGGCCCTCATGGTCACACTCGTGCTCCATCGTGATGACTCACTTTAGTCCATCAGAAAGGACGTCTCTCTAGAGAGAAGTCCATTAGTGAAGGAGTTTCAGCAGAAACCTGATAGGCTTCATTCTGCTTCAACATCTGGCTGTTGTCCGTCAGTCAGCGTCCTCCTGGGACAATTGTCCACATCACCGTTTGTCTGCTTGGcgacaaaaacaacaacaggaaaaCAAAATCCTGACATCATGACTGATTTATGAACATGTTTACACACAGTGTGtcacatgtttttgttgttgttttcagaCTAAACCAACCTCAGAAGTGATGCTAAAGAAGCTGTTTCAGGTTACAGCTCCATGGAGGACATGCCTCTTCTTCaacaccatcgtcatcatcatgttACTTCCATGGTAACACAACATGACCTGTGAGAATTTCGCCATTTATAAACATAAACAAAGTGTCAGTGGGATTTCTTGCTAAAATAAAGAGCCTCTGGTTTGAATTGGTTTCCAGGTATTTGGCTGATGCTCCTGCTGCCAGTTGTTACAGTCCAGCGTGTGTCTCCTGTCCCTTCCTGTCCTGCTTCCTGTGTGCTTTGTTCTGAGGACGCAATCATCTGTCAGAGGCTGGCTCACTTTATTGGTACAACAAATGCCCTGATGAGGGAGATGTGATGGCTCAAGCCTTCAAATATGTGTCTGTCATGGTGGATGTTACCCATAACGTGTGTTTGTGAGAGCAGATGCTGCACGGTCGACCCAggctctgctgctgctggagggctCCATCTCTGCGGTCCAACCTGCTTCGTTCTCAAACCTCACAAACATCACAGTTTTAggtctggagtgtgtgtgtgtgtgtgtgtgtgtgtgtgtgtgtgtgtgtgtgtgtgtgtgtgtgtgtgtctgggattCAAACAGCTTTTTTGTTGCTCAGGTCTGAGTGATAACCAGATCTCAGAGCTCAGTGGAGAGGCCTTCAGACACCTACCCTTCCTTCAGACGTTACTTCTGGACCACAACTTCCTGACCAGCCAGACGTTACAGGGTGGAGCTCTGACCAATCTCACCCACCTGGAGGTTCTCACCCTGGGCCACAACCTCATCACCATGGTAGGTACACCCGCAAAATTGACAAAAATACCATAAAACTGAATAATCTAAGAAATACTTTGTGTTTTCTGTGGTTTGCAGGTGCGGGCTAGTTGGTTTAGAGGCATGAAGGCTTTACTGAGTCTAAAGCTCGAGGGAAACCTGCTCACCACACTGGACTCTGGATCCTTTCCTCTGAATGACTTCAGGTATCTGGAGAGTCTGGATTTGTCAGATAATTTGCTTCAACAACTTGacagattcaggtcaggacttattTTTGATTTAACAAacataataaataaacaatatttgCAGTGTTTTATCCATGCTGCTTTAGTTTCAGAGGCCTGATGAGCTTGAAGACTCTGGATCTCTCCAGGAACCGTCTGCATTCTGCACCCGCTGAGGCATTTTCCTACCTCGCCTGGTTGACAAACCTCAACTTGGACCTGAACTTGTGGAACTGCTCCTGTGAGCTGGTGGATCTGGCATCTGTCCTCTCCAGCTTCATTCAACAACCAGACAAGGTGAGAAAGCTCTCGCCAATGTCTGCAAATCaccatattagcattagcatttacaCACCTCCTCGCTGCTGCTGTCAGAGCCTCTATAATGGCCGCCGGATGGTGTGTGTGAGCACCGACAACCCGGCCGTGACCACGGTTCTGGAGCTGACCGAGGCCAACTGTGTCCCCTCCAATCAGAATATCACGTTGAAGATCGAGACAAAAGGTGGTGTGACACCTCAAGAGTACGCTCGAAATCTGGCCATTACCGCGGTGATCTGCTTCATTGGTGAGAATAATCGATTCATCTGTGAATTGATTCAGAAACATCGGATTTGAATTAATTCTAATGCGTTTACCTTCAGGCGGTGTTGGTTTGACCCTTCTAGTAGTCCTGATTTACCACCAAGTGTCTCAGAGGAAAGCTGTCAAAGAAATATGTAGACTTGAAGAGGAAGAAGATCAAAGCAGCCCTGCGGCTAACCACTCCTATCATCTGGACGCTGCGGAGAGGACCAGGGACGCTCTGTTTTACGCCGACAGCAGCGAGCTGTGGAACAAAGACTCCTCGACGTTGGACGGAAGAACGGATCGTCGTGTTGGACGTTCACAGAGCAGGACCAATGGACAGATTCCAGTGAGGAAGGACAACTGGATGAACGGGGGAATTAGAGCTGAGGAGGACAAGGAGAGGAGGAGAGTTAAGAAGATGATGATGGACGAAGAGAGGAGTCGGACAGCTGTCCATCAACAGAACTCAATCAGGGATGTTCTGAATACACACAACACCAGCTCTTCTTCTCATCCACTCAGAGAGACGACAGAAACCTGGCCATCCCATAGAGCTGACAGGAACATGGACAACCACAGGACTGACATGGATGAAAACATCAGAGGTAATGAGAACTTCTTCTGCAAAAGCTGCCTCAGGATGTCCAAAGTACCAGAGCAGGATGAGGTTCAGGCTCTGAACGGCAGAGGAAGGAACAGACAGTTTGAAACGGTAACAAACACAGAGTTCAAAAGAGACTCGAGAAATGTGAAGTTTGATCTTCAGAGTCTGAAGACCAGACAGGAGGAGGGAAGCCTGCAGGACGAGGCTGCAGCTCTCGGGCACAAAGCCCAACCCAGCCGCTCGCTCAAGGTCAAACTCAACCTCAACCCTCTCAGAAAAACCAAGGTTCATCCCGGGAGGAGAAGCAAGCTCTCAGAAAACGAGAGCCccaagagaagaaaacagaaaaaacgCCACGGAAAAGACAGAGAAGAGGTGGACGGAGAGGAGAAACGTGAGAGGAAATTAAAGCGTAGCAGAGAGAAAGGGAGGCAATCCTCCAACAAtggaagggaggaggaggagatgaaacAACAGGAAGGAGGGAAAAGAAAGGATGCCAAGATGAAAAAAGCAGCTTCACAGGATGAGAGAGAAGGCCAGCAAGGTTCTGAAGGAAAACCGAAGGAGAACCAGAACCCAGAGGGCTTCACACCTGTGACACAAGGTCTGCAGGTACCAGTTCAGTACCAGACGGCTGGACTGGGACGGGGCGGCGCTCAGACCTTCCCCTTCTTTCCTGCAGACAGGAACTTCTCCTTGCTGGGATCAGCTGGCTCACAGCTAACCGGCAACAGTCTTTCTCTTCAGGGAGGGAGTGCTCTTCCCTTCACATCAGGACCACCTAACATACTACTACCTGGTGCTAATCCTCCTGGTGCAGGCCTCAGTGGGTCCAACGCGACCCCAAGAGCTTCCACTGAGGGCTTCGGCAGACCAGCCACGTCTTCAGTGCCTCTCCTCACGTCACAAGAACTCAGCCTGAGTTTAGCGAACCCAGCTGCTAGTCCAGCCCTCTTGTCTCAGAACCAGCTTCcttctgaaagctctgctcctggGATTTTCCTGAAGCCCGATCCAGCAGGTCAAAGTTCACAGACGGGAGAAGGACTACTTCAGCCTCGAACAGCTCCAGTCACAGACAGCATCCCTGACCGAGGTCAGGATGTGTCTGGAGCTCCTTCACAGGTTTCTGAACAGGAGACAACAGTGGACAACATGTCAAACGGTCAAACAGAGACCAGAGCTGTCCCTGCTGGCTCCACCGCCAACCTGCCACCTGGTGCTGCACCTTTACCTGAaggtgcagcagcaggtgtggacGTCTCAGCCTTAGAGAGCGACTCTCCTCCAGAAGCTGCAGCCGGGGCTCTCCTGCATCAGGAGCTCCTGTCGGAGGAGGGAGGTTCGTCTCCGAGGAGGAGGCTGAAGCTGATTATCCCCGAAAAGACATCCAGCCGCCCCCCCACTGCACTGGAGAGGAAAATACGCTAGCTGCTCCCATCCAGACGTGGATAAAAGTTTTATTAAACAGTCGAAGACTAAACGCCTTATTTTTAACAGTATTTGACAAAATGGTCTTAACTTGTACTTTTGTAGCTTTGcttgattattttttatttactcatGAACTCATTTAAGCTGAAAAAAAAGCTCAAATATTCTGGGTGTGAGTTTCTTAGACCGATAAACTTTTCTAGTCTAAGCTTCATCTGAACAGCTTCATCAACCTTTTAAAATTTTGTCTGACTAGAACGTAGGGCTGGATGATATAGATAAAAAAATCATGTTGATTGATATAAATAATTATAAAGAAATGTAGAAAATGTATTTCAAGTGCGGCCCTGGTCATTTTGTGTCATTACTTAGTGATAAAACAAGGTGGCTGGGGTACCAGACTGCTGGTGAACAACTGCAACCTGTAAACGGGACTATTTCCTCCACCTCTTGCTGTCTGCTTTGGGGCTTGGTGACGGAGCGTGCctgggtctgtgtttttgatCGGTTGGGAGTAAGTATTGACTCAAGTATTAAGATACCTACaacagaaaaaagaaataaaaccttTTTATGGACCCATTTTTTTCTTATCACTATCGGCTATTGAACAAtacctattattattattgtccagccctactaaaatgttttaattatgTTTCTAAAGTATGAACGTTTAACACAATCAATAATCGTGATGAGAATCAGGAGCCTCTTCTGATCATCTCTCATCAACAGTTAAAAGTTAAAAGTTAAGATTTATCAATACATCCATTTTTGGCTGCTGATCTGAGGTCGgggcgcgggggcagtagcctaagcaggtaggcccaggcttccctctgcccagctcttccgggggaatcccaaggcgttccctggccagctgagagacatagtccctccagcgtgtcctgggacttcccttgggtctctttctgtttggaaaacctcaccagggaggcgtccaggaggcatcctaactagatgcccgagtcacctcaactggctcctctcgatgtggaggagcaacggatctactccaagcccctcccggatgaccgagcttctcactctgtctctaagagagagcccagacaccctgtggagaaaacttatttcaaccagttgtatccacgatctcattctttcggtc
It contains:
- the lrrc53 gene encoding leucine-rich repeat-containing protein 53, translated to MTCIWLMLLLPVVTVQRVSPVPSCPASCVLCSEDAIICQRLAHFIDAARSTQALLLLEGSISAVQPASFSNLTNITVLGLSDNQISELSGEAFRHLPFLQTLLLDHNFLTSQTLQGGALTNLTHLEVLTLGHNLITMVRASWFRGMKALLSLKLEGNLLTTLDSGSFPLNDFRYLESLDLSDNLLQQLDRFSFRGLMSLKTLDLSRNRLHSAPAEAFSYLAWLTNLNLDLNLWNCSCELVDLASVLSSFIQQPDKSLYNGRRMVCVSTDNPAVTTVLELTEANCVPSNQNITLKIETKGGVTPQEYARNLAITAVICFIGGVGLTLLVVLIYHQVSQRKAVKEICRLEEEEDQSSPAANHSYHLDAAERTRDALFYADSSELWNKDSSTLDGRTDRRVGRSQSRTNGQIPVRKDNWMNGGIRAEEDKERRRVKKMMMDEERSRTAVHQQNSIRDVLNTHNTSSSSHPLRETTETWPSHRADRNMDNHRTDMDENIRGNENFFCKSCLRMSKVPEQDEVQALNGRGRNRQFETVTNTEFKRDSRNVKFDLQSLKTRQEEGSLQDEAAALGHKAQPSRSLKVKLNLNPLRKTKVHPGRRSKLSENESPKRRKQKKRHGKDREEVDGEEKRERKLKRSREKGRQSSNNGREEEEMKQQEGGKRKDAKMKKAASQDEREGQQGSEGKPKENQNPEGFTPVTQGLQVPVQYQTAGLGRGGAQTFPFFPADRNFSLLGSAGSQLTGNSLSLQGGSALPFTSGPPNILLPGANPPGAGLSGSNATPRASTEGFGRPATSSVPLLTSQELSLSLANPAASPALLSQNQLPSESSAPGIFLKPDPAGQSSQTGEGLLQPRTAPVTDSIPDRGQDVSGAPSQVSEQETTVDNMSNGQTETRAVPAGSTANLPPGAAPLPEGAAAGVDVSALESDSPPEAAAGALLHQELLSEEGGSSPRRRLKLIIPEKTSSRPPTALERKIR